One Alteromonas sp. KC3 DNA segment encodes these proteins:
- a CDS encoding propionyl-CoA synthetase produces MNYKNEYLASTNSSDDFWLEKSDALAWFSKPQKGCTSSSNGYFDWFKGGKLNTSYLALDHHVKEGRGDKTALIYDSPVTNTVAHYTYEALLNEVATFAGALTRLNVGKGDRVIIYMPMIPQAAIAMLACARIGAIHSVVFGGFASNELAVRIDDATPKLIVTASCGIEGKKLLPYKPLVDEAIQLATHKPNGCILFQRPQHKAKLDTGYDHDWDYLMSTSDAVAATELDSTDPLYVLYTSGTTGKPKGVVRDNGGHAVALNYSMEAIYGINQNDVFWAASDVGWVVGHSYIVYGPLIKGATTVMYEGKPVGTPDAGAFWRMVEAHRINVLFAAPTAFRAIRKEDPEASFIEQYDISSLRTLFMAGERLDPPTYYWAHEKVGVPVIDHWWQTETGWPICSNPMGIEAMQTKPGSSSVPTPGFNVKVLQSATQEQARGEKGAIAIQLPLPPGCMMTIWQDHERFVDGYLREFEGYYSTGDNGYIDEDGFVFIMGRTDDVINVAGHRLSTGEMEEVLAAHPAVAECSVIGIHDALKGQMPVGLVLLKDGVNIDEAELEKELITRVRETIGPVASFKRAIVVNRLPKTRSGKILRKLLRQIAANESVTVPSTIDDPASVSEITSLMKEKGLVLNAE; encoded by the coding sequence ATGAACTATAAAAATGAATACCTTGCCTCTACCAATTCATCTGATGACTTCTGGTTAGAAAAGTCTGATGCGCTAGCGTGGTTCAGCAAACCACAAAAAGGCTGCACATCGTCTTCAAATGGCTATTTTGATTGGTTTAAGGGCGGCAAGCTTAATACCAGCTATCTGGCACTCGATCATCACGTTAAGGAAGGGCGCGGTGACAAGACCGCGCTTATCTACGACTCGCCAGTGACAAACACAGTTGCACATTATACCTACGAAGCGCTCTTAAATGAGGTGGCAACATTTGCGGGGGCCTTAACAAGGCTCAATGTGGGCAAGGGAGATAGAGTTATTATTTATATGCCTATGATCCCACAAGCGGCAATTGCAATGCTGGCCTGTGCCCGAATAGGGGCCATTCACTCAGTTGTATTTGGTGGATTCGCATCAAATGAACTGGCTGTTCGAATTGATGATGCTACGCCAAAACTTATTGTTACGGCTTCTTGTGGTATTGAAGGCAAGAAATTACTGCCTTATAAACCACTTGTTGATGAAGCAATTCAGTTAGCGACACATAAGCCAAATGGATGCATTCTTTTTCAGCGCCCTCAGCACAAAGCTAAACTCGATACGGGATACGACCACGATTGGGATTATCTTATGTCTACAAGCGACGCTGTAGCGGCCACTGAACTTGATTCAACTGATCCGCTTTACGTGCTCTACACTTCAGGTACAACCGGAAAGCCCAAAGGGGTAGTACGCGACAATGGTGGGCACGCGGTAGCCCTGAACTATTCTATGGAGGCCATTTACGGCATTAACCAAAATGATGTGTTCTGGGCTGCATCTGATGTGGGTTGGGTTGTGGGCCATTCTTATATTGTTTATGGGCCACTAATTAAAGGTGCGACCACGGTTATGTATGAAGGCAAGCCAGTGGGTACACCCGATGCTGGGGCATTTTGGCGGATGGTGGAAGCTCACCGCATCAATGTCTTATTTGCTGCCCCTACCGCTTTTCGCGCAATTCGAAAAGAAGATCCCGAAGCATCTTTCATTGAACAATACGACATTTCAAGTTTACGTACGCTGTTCATGGCTGGCGAACGGCTCGATCCTCCTACTTATTATTGGGCCCATGAGAAAGTGGGCGTTCCTGTTATTGATCACTGGTGGCAAACCGAAACAGGCTGGCCAATTTGCTCAAATCCCATGGGAATTGAAGCCATGCAAACTAAACCGGGCTCTTCGAGTGTTCCCACTCCTGGTTTTAATGTAAAAGTACTGCAAAGTGCTACCCAAGAGCAGGCGAGGGGAGAAAAAGGTGCTATCGCAATTCAATTACCACTACCGCCTGGCTGCATGATGACAATTTGGCAGGATCATGAGAGGTTTGTCGATGGTTACCTGCGAGAATTTGAGGGCTACTACAGTACAGGTGACAACGGTTATATTGATGAAGACGGTTTTGTCTTTATCATGGGGCGTACCGACGATGTCATAAACGTGGCAGGTCATCGCCTATCAACGGGAGAAATGGAAGAAGTCCTTGCAGCGCACCCTGCCGTGGCAGAATGCAGTGTTATTGGGATCCATGATGCACTTAAAGGACAAATGCCGGTGGGACTCGTATTGCTCAAAGATGGTGTCAATATTGATGAAGCGGAGTTAGAAAAAGAACTGATTACTCGTGTAAGAGAGACCATTGGACCCGTTGCTAGCTTCAAAAGAGCCATTGTCGTCAATCGATTACCCAAAACGCGCTCAGGTAAAATTTTGCGCAAACTACTTAGACAAATAGCCGCCAATGAGTCGGTAACTGTACCGTCTACCATTGACGACCCTGCCAGCGTTAGCGAAATAACCTCGCTTATGAAAGAGAAAGGTTTGGTATTAAACGCCGAAT